The Sphingomonas crocodyli nucleotide sequence CACCGAAACCTCCACCGATGATCACGACGTCGAGTTCCTCGGCCACCGCATCGCGGGTGAAGCCCGGCTCGACATAGGGATCGGCGTCGAAATCGCGATAGACGCCGGAAATCTCGAGATATTGGGCATTGCCGTCCGACCGGAGGCGCTTTTCGCGCTCGATCCGATATTTTTCCTTGAGCGCATCGGGAGAAAATGCGTTCGCAGCAGCCTGTTCAGTCATACCCGCTCCATTCTTGTAAACAGTCGTTTACTCGGGCATGACGGTCGGTGCAATCGGACATTGTGGGAGGGAAACGAATTTTGGCGAGCGCGACGGGCAAAACGGTTGTGCGCGATGCGGAAGGCACAAGGTCGCGGATTTTGGCGGCTGCCTGCATGCAGTTCGGCGCGCGCGGCTTCGCCAATACGGGCGTGCGCGACATCGCGGCCGAAGCGAGCGTGAACCCCGCGCTGGTGCTGCGCTATTATGGATCGAAGGAGGGGCTGTTCCGCGCGGCGCTCGACCATTCGATCTTCATGGACCCGGTCTTCGCGCTGGAGCCGGGGACGATGGGGCAACGGATCGTCGAGATCTTCCTGGCGGCGAACGAGATGCCGAGTCCCTTGTCGATGATGATCCTGTCGGCGGGCGATCCGACCGCGCACGCCATTTCGGTCCGCGCGCTCGACGAGAAGGTGATCCGCCCGCTGGCCGATTATCTGGACGGTCCCGATGCCGAGGCGCGCGCGGCGTGCCTGAACCTGCTGTGGAGCGGATTCCTGACCGCGTGGAAGCTGCTTCCGATCGCGCCATTGTCCGACGATCGGCTGCCGATGATCGCTGGCTGGCTTGCGGACGCAACGCAGGCGATCGTCGACGGAAAGTTCGGGCCTAAAGGATCGCCATCAGCACCGTGATCGTCACGATCGAGAGCGTCGTGGTGATCAGGATCGTGCGCGCGGTGAGATTGGCCTCACGCCCGTAAAGCTCGGCCAGCATGAAGGGACCGGTGCCCGTCGGCAGCGCGGCGAGCAGGACCGCCGCCTTCGCCCAGACCGGCGGCAGCGGCCACAGCACATAGGCGATCAGCCAGGTGATGGCCGGCTGCACGAGCAGCTTGAAACCCGCCAGCAGGCCCACCGCCTGCCCCGGCACCTTCGGGCGCGGTTCGCCGACGAACAGGCCGAGCGCGACCAAAGCGCAGGGGCTGGCCGCCGCGCCGAGCAGTTCGGCGAAGCGCGCGACGGGCACCGGCAGTTCAACGCCGCCGATCGAAAACAGAGCACCCGCCGCCGGCGCATAGACCAATGGGTTGCGCGCGGCCGCGAGCAGGGCGCGGCCCACCAGGGTCGGCAGGCTCGC carries:
- a CDS encoding TetR/AcrR family transcriptional regulator → MRDAEGTRSRILAAACMQFGARGFANTGVRDIAAEASVNPALVLRYYGSKEGLFRAALDHSIFMDPVFALEPGTMGQRIVEIFLAANEMPSPLSMMILSAGDPTAHAISVRALDEKVIRPLADYLDGPDAEARAACLNLLWSGFLTAWKLLPIAPLSDDRLPMIAGWLADATQAIVDGKFGPKGSPSAP
- a CDS encoding AEC family transporter, translated to MLTVLSAIAPIFAAIGLGYAGRRWGPFGPASHAELTRFVTKLALPVLLFRIMAEAHPAEIWQPGFIVASGAGSLVIFAAAILIRRRTVPTADAIVDGLAAGYSNTAFIGIPLCLSLLGATGVLAASIASILTVCLLFAFSILLIEAALQPEASLPTLVGRALLAAARNPLVYAPAAGALFSIGGVELPVPVARFAELLGAAASPCALVALGLFVGEPRPKVPGQAVGLLAGFKLLVQPAITWLIAYVLWPLPPVWAKAAVLLAALPTGTGPFMLAELYGREANLTARTILITTTLSIVTITVLMAIL